In one window of Mobula hypostoma chromosome 1, sMobHyp1.1, whole genome shotgun sequence DNA:
- the xrcc3 gene encoding DNA repair protein XRCC3, whose product MDWGQLDLNPKVVVAVRKANIHSMKEILKLSGPDLQRLTKLSNRDVQYLHKTVAAAIKSDPVVTALQIYNGECPFPTQNQRLSMGCPILDLLLGGGIPLMGITEIVGESSSGKTQICMQLCLSVQFPCNYGGQESGAVYICTEDTFPNKRLQQLIAFQPVLRADVPADVVNNIKFGNNIFIEHVADVESFNHCLSKRLPVLLSRGLIRLVVIDSIAALFRCEFGASNSITKARCLQEFGAMLHHLSHRFTSPVICVNQVADAVSDSHLAQNQLGIVDRRVLPTLGLTWSNQLLMRLMVSRTQIYIEGKLPDGSVCDSNTGTVLRRMEIIFAPHLPQTFCNYIINKEGVRGMKGTGV is encoded by the exons ATGGATTGGGGGCAGCTGGACCTCAACCCGAAAGTGGTGGTCGCTGTTAGAAAAG CAAACATTCATTCCATGAAAGAGATCTTGAAGTTGTCAGGACCAGATCTGCAACGGCTCACTAAACTGTCCAATCGTGATGTGCAATATTTGCATAAAACTGTTGCTGCGGCTATAAAGAGTGATCCAGTGgtaacag CCCTTCAGATATACAATGGAGAGTGTCCTTTTCCAACTCAGAATCAAAGACTTAGTATGGGTTGCCCAATACTGGACTTGCTACTAGGAGGTGGAATTCCATTAATGGGGATTACGGAAattgttggagagagttcatCAGGGAAGACTCAGATTTGCATGCAGCTCTGTTTGTCTGTACAGTTCCCATGTAATTATGGTGGACAAGAATCAG GTGCCGTGTATATTTGTACGGAAGATACATTTCCAAATAAACGTTTGCAGCAGTTGATTGCCTTTCAGCCTGTGTTAAGAGCTGATGTACCTGCTGATGTTGTCAACAATATTAAGTTTGGTAACAACATCTTTATTGAACATGTTGCAGATGTG GAATCCTTCAATCACTGTCTTAGTAAAAGATTACCAGTATTACTGTCACGTGGTTTGATACGCCTAGTGGTGATTGATTCCATTGCAGCTTTATTCAGATGTGAATTTGGAGCCAGTAATTCCATTACAAAAGCCCGATGTCTTCAGGAGTTTGGTGCCATGCTCCACCATCTCAGCCACAGGTTTACTAGCCCAGTCATCTGTGTCAACCAG GTAGCAGATGCAGTAAGTGATTCTCATTTGGCTCAGAATCAATTAGG CATAGTGGACAGAAGAGTGTTACCAACACTAGGTTTGACCTGGTCAAATCAACTCTTGATGAGGCTAATGGTTAGTCGAACACAGATTTACATAGAAGGCaagcttcctgatggcagtgttTGTGACTCAAATACTGGGACAGTTCTACGAAGAATGGAAATTATTTTTGCCCCTCATCTTCCCCAAACATTCTGCAACTATATAATCAATAAAGAAGGTGTAAGGGGAATGAAAGGAACAGGAGTATAA